The genomic DNA TCTTCAAGTACACCAGTAGATGacgactaaataataaaataaattacattggagctgctaaatacaaataaaatagcaatacatatatttttacatacattcaagGGATCCTTTCCTTCGAAGAATCCAGACCAAGGAGAATCAAGCCAATCCTTGTATTTAATGTGAGTTTCTTGTTTAGCTTGATTATAAGCATCTTCGCAAATCTTTTCATATTTCTCGCGCACGTCTTTCACTTCTTCAGCGTTGACAGTTCCTTCTTTGATCAGTTGATCGGCATATATATccaatactaaaaataatttcaacaattatattgttaaatttataGCGGTATTGAAGATATTTTTGTACCGTGAATGTATTTACCGGGTTTGGTGTTCTTGATTTTACGGTACATAAGAGGTTGCGTGAACATAGGCTCATCGATTTCATTGTGACCATTTCGCCTGTATGATACGATATCAATAACAACATCTTTGTGGAAAGTGGCACGCCATTCAGCGGCGATATTGCACACATGCATGACAGCCTCAGGATTGTCACCGTTGACATGGAAAATAGGAGCGTTGACGACACGGGCAACATCTATAAATAAAACCGATTAGTTTTAAATGTGACTAAAAATAAACTAACGAACAGATACAAAGTAAGTTTAATTTTAACCTGTGCAATAAGCTGAAGACCTAGAATGCCTTGGATCTGTGGTAAATCCAATTTGGTTATTGGCTACAATGTGAATAGTACCGTGGGTGGTGTAGTCAGGGAGATCAGACAAATGCATTGTTTCAAATACAACACCTTGTCCAGCAAATGCAGCATCACCGTGAAGTAAGATTGACATAACCTTGGAAAAATGAGATAAGATTATtcgatacaataaaaatacacatactatAAAAGCTTCAATGGAAAACAATATATACCTTTTTGCCTTCACCATCGCCTCTGTAAAACTGTTCAGCTCTTGTTTTACCTTGTACAACTGGGTCCACAGCCTCCAAATGAGACGGATTAGCGCACACGGCAagacgaatatttttatttgtgacaCGGTTCAAACGTTCAATATATGTGCCCAAATGGTATTTCACATCACCAGATCcctataaaatgaattttaattgacAAAAGTTCCATTCAAAATCAATTCAATTGATTGACAAGTTTCTTACATCATCTGCGGCTTCGAGACCTGCAAACTGGGTGAAAAGTTGATGCAACGGCTTACGGCAAACATTAGCCAACACGTTTAAGCGACCTGAATACAATAATAGGTAAttattgaagattttatttcacaattacacttaaaaaaatatatagtggtGCAAACCTCTATGGGGCATTCCCATGACAATTGATTCGACTCCCAGTTTAGTAGAAACATCGATGACTTGTTTCATAGCTGGAATAAGAATTTCGCAGCCTTCCAGTCCAAAACGTTTTTCAGACGACCATTTTTTAGCAAGGAATCCTTCAAatctataaataattaaatcattattaTCATGAGAACAAAGAATAATGAAATAAAcggcatatgtatattatgtacatatatatatatgtgtccATTTTTCAATGGTTCTATGATTAATgtgcaaaatattataaaacctaCCCAGTAGCACGTGTAAGACGAGCCAATATCAATCTCTTCTGATCTGCATTCATGGCCGTTACACCAGGAACTTCCAAGCGCTGCCTAATCCAATTGCATTGTTCCAGagaattaataaacataaattcaaCTCCGATGTTGTTGCAATACGCATTTTCTAATCGATTCAAGATCtctctaaaaatattattaccatgttacatacaattaaatattaatacgtttcataattttgtaaataataatagaataccTGAGAGGCAAAGCTTTGTCTTTATCTCCTCCAATAAAAGTGGTAGCTGGTAGTTTGAATACCCGATCCATATCGGCTTCCTCTGATCATATTAGAAAAAATGGCAAATCAATAGTCAtctacaatttatatttaaaaatataaatttgttcgGACTAAAGcccaaaaatgaaatataatcatGCAATGAAATGCATAGAAGActaatatacacataaaatgataaatatttgtgtgaaataattgaaataatttactatttacatttttaattaataaaattaagttaataattttgaaagtcatattttatattagaacTCCGtaagaaattattgaaatagtaACAGTACCAAATAAATTTGCCAATGTATGAGTTGTGAATGTTTTACACgtatttttagaataataatagacattataatatatataggtacataaatatatttaatattatgaaaaaaattgtgattttttttttacaaaaacttaCTTGGATTAGCAGTGTCGACACCAATTTAAAAGGCACGTTAAATTCAAAGCTATGGgttaatttatattacacaaaCCTAtagttacaaaattaaataaggcTACAGAAAATTAGCAAATCAACTGTAAAATAACAGTACATTCGGTACAAAAGAAACAACcaacacattaaaataaatatagtgtgAGAAGATTAAGAAGCGTATTAAGTATAGGTGGTAGAAGACTTCAGATAAATAGTCACCCAGATCGTAGATGAAGGGAAGATTTTCGATTCATAGACAAgaggatttattgtattatataaaacacacaacacaatatacatatatatgcgtgAACATATCCAAGAAGTAGttgattattaaataaacaaatgttgAACaccttttaaaataattatcgcTCTGAAGTACATCTCCTATATTACAATTACCAACCAAAagcttattttaattaatgctactggaaatttaaattaacataaTTTAGTTAACTAGCCATCACCAACCAATTAGTATTGCCTAATAAAAGGAATCATAATAATGGTatgtgaaatacatatgtacaatattttgaat from Arctopsyche grandis isolate Sample6627 chromosome 1, ASM5162203v2, whole genome shotgun sequence includes the following:
- the Ogdh gene encoding oxoglutarate dehydrogenase Nc73EF isoform X3 encodes the protein MDRVFKLPATTFIGGDKDKALPLREILNRLENAYCNNIGVEFMFINSLEQCNWIRQRLEVPGVTAMNADQKRLILARLTRATGFEGFLAKKWSSEKRFGLEGCEILIPAMKQVIDVSTKLGVESIVMGMPHRGRLNVLANVCRKPLHQLFTQFAGLEAADDGSGDVKYHLGTYIERLNRVTNKNIRLAVCANPSHLEAVDPVVQGKTRAEQFYRGDGEGKKVMSILLHGDAAFAGQGVVFETMHLSDLPDYTTHGTIHIVANNQIGFTTDPRHSRSSAYCTDVARVVNAPIFHVNGDNPEAVMHVCNIAAEWRATFHKDVVIDIVSYRRNGHNEIDEPMFTQPLMYRKIKNTKPVLDIYADQLIKEGTVNAEEVKDVREKYEKICEDAYNQAKQETHIKYKDWLDSPWSGFFEGKDPLNSSSTGVLEETLVHIGKRFSSPPPNAAEFEIHKGIGRILKARMDMVETRTADWALGEAMAFGSLLKEGVHVRLSGQDVERGTFSHRHHVLHHQTVDKATYRPLCHLYPDQAPYTVCNSSLSEYGVLGFELGYSMTNPNALVLWEAQFGDFNNTAQCIIDQFISSGQAKWVRQSGLVMLQPHGLEGMGPEHSSARLERFLQMSADDPDYYPPESEEFEVRQLHDANWIVANCTTPANYFHILRRQIALPFRKPLVIMTPKSLLRHPEAKSSFDLMKEGTNFLRIIPDDGRVNENPSGVKKIIFCTGKVFYDMRKARNEKQLDDQIAIVRMEQISPFPYDLVKKECEKYPNAKLVWGQEEHKNQGAWSYIQPRFKTCLNGQRDISYMGRAVAASPATGSKAAHMKELHNLLDETTAI